Below is a genomic region from Rhodococcus sp. WMMA185.
ATCTGATCAAGACGACGCTCGACCCCGAGGTCCAGTCATCGACCAAGGCGGCCCTCGACTCCAAGGCGAGCCCCACGCTCGACGGGATCGCCAATGTCATGAACGTGATCCAGCCCGGACAGGACTCGCACCGGATCCTCGCAATGGGCAGCAGCCGCACGTACGGCCTCGACGCGGACGAGCACGAGACCGTCCAGCCGCAGCCGTACTCGTTGGCCGGCCACGGCGCCGGATCGATCTTCAAAATCTTCACAACGGCGGCCGCCATGGAAAAGGGCCTCGGCACCAGCGCCGTCTTGGACGTACCCGCTCGATTCGAGGCAAGGGGCATGGGTAGCGGTGGCGCGAGGGGCTGCCCTCCGAACACGTACTGCGTCGAGAACGCGGGCAATTACCCCTCGGCGCTCTCGGTGACGGACGCGCTCGCGCAGTCGCCCAATACCGCATTCGTCGAGCTGATCCAGGCCACCGGTGTCACACCGACGGTGGATATGGCCGTACGTCTGGGCCTGCGCTCCTACGCCGAACCCAACACCTCGGGCTTCGACGACAGAAGCATGGCCGACTTCCAGAAGGAACAGAATCTTGGCTCGTTCACGCTCGGGCCTACCTGGATCAATCCGCTCGAGTTGTCGAACGTCGCTGCGACGCTCGCGTCACACGGCATGTGGTGCCCACCCACACCGATCGACTCGGTGTTCGACCGCAACGGTAATCCCGTCAGTCTCAAGGAGCAGGCGTGCGAGCAGGTCGTCGAACCCGGCCTGGCCGACACACTGGCCAATGCCATGAGCAAGGACGACGCGCCCGGTGGCACATCCGCCTCAGCCGCGAGGTCCGCCGGCTGGACGCTCCCGATGTCGGGCAAGACCGGCACTACCGAGTCCAACATGTCATCGGGCTTCCTCGGGTTTACCAACAACTTCGCCGCAGCCGCCTACGTGTTCGGCGACTCACCCACACCGGGCCGGATCTGCTCGTTTCCGCTGCGGCCCTGCAGCGGCGGAAATCTCTACGGCGGGAACGAGCCCGCCCAGACATGGTTCGCAGCGCTGAACCCGGTCGCCGACAAGTTCGGGCCGACGACGCTGCCGCCGCTCGACCAGAAGTACGTGCGGGGCTCGCAGAACGGCCAGGTGCCGAGCGTCGCCGGCCTGAGTCAGTCGGCCGCGATCTCGGTCCTGCAGGGTGCAGGTTTCTCGGTGAACTCGGTCACCACCGACTCTTCGGCGGCGGCGGGAACGGTCACCGGGTCGTCCCCGTCCGGTTCAGCGGTCCCGGGCTCGACCATCACGATCTACGTCAGCAGCGGGACAGCGCCGCCCGAGCCGGAGGAGCAGCCGGACGAGGGAACCCCCGTTCCACCTCTCCAGTTGCCATTCCAGATACCCGGCCTCCCGCCGATCCAGCTGCCACTACCGCCCGGGTGATCGAATGTGGGTGGGACATGCGCCTGTGCAAGTCCCACCCACATGTCAGAGGCGGGACTTGACCGCCTCGGCAAGCCGCTTGCCGTCGGCCTTGTTACCGGCAATTGCCGAAGCAGCCTTCATGACCTGACCCATCTGACGCATACCGGGGCGCTCCCCGATGTCCTCTGCTACCTGAGCGAGTGCCGTGTCCACGACGTCCACGAGTTCGGCGTCGGTCAATGGCGTCGGTAGATACTCGTCGATGATCCGGGCTTCGGCGTGCTCCTTCGCCGCCAGTTCGCCTCTCCCGTTCTCGGTGTAGATCTCCGCAGCCTCTCCGCGCTTCTTCGACTCCTTCGCGAGGACCGCCAGAATCTCGTCGTCGGTGAGTTCGCGGGCTTGCTTGCCGGCGACCTCCTCGGTCTGAACTGAGGCCAGCAGCATGCGGATCGTGGAAGTACGCAACGAGTCCTTTGCCTTCATGGCGGCCGTCATGTCGGAGCGCAGTCGTGCTTTCAGTGAATCTGACATGAGCAGAACGCTACGCGGTCGTAATCCGAATGAGCCACCGGAATTCTCCGCAGCCGATCTGGCACTGCATCTCAATTGCACGGATCGGTATCCTGAGGGAGTGTCTGACGACTTCCGTACCAATCTGACTCGCGCCGCTCTTGGTACCGCAGGTGCCGCCGCCCTCGGGATCGGATATGCATCGCTCATCGAACGCAACGCTTTCGCACTGCGCGAGGTCACGATGCCGGTCCTCGAGCCGGAGTCGTCGACGCTGCGAGTCCTCCACATCAGCGACCTGCACATGATGCCCGGGCAACGGCTCAAGCAGAACTGGCTACGTGAACTCGACAGTCTCGACCCCGATCTCGTCGTCAACACCGGCGACAACCTGTCGCATCCGCGGGCGGTTCCCGCGGTGGTTCAGGCGTTGGGCAATCTACTGGCCCGGCCCGGGCTGTTCGTCTTCGGCAGCAACGACTACTTCGCGCCGAAGCCGAAGAACCCGCTCAAGTACTTCCGCAGGGACCACGGACGAGTGCTGGGTGAGCCGCTGCCATGGGGCGACTTGCGTGCAGCCTTCACCGAACGCGGCTGGTTCGACATCACCCACACGCGACGCGACTTCGAGGTGGCAGGAGTCAAGGTCGCGTCAGCAGGTATCGACGACCCACACCTCGGGCGCGACCGGTACGACACCATCGCCGGGCCTGGTAACCCGCATGCCGACCTCCGGCTCGGCCTCACCCACTCCCCCGAGCCCCGGGTGCTCGACCGTTTCGCCGACGACGGGTACGACCTGGTACTCGCCGGCCACACACACGGCGGTCAACTCTGCCTGCCGATCTACGGTGCGCTGGTCACCAACTGCGGCATCGACCGTTCGCGAGTCAAGGGCCCGTCCCAGTGGGGCTCCCACACCCAGGTACACGTGTCCGCCGGAATCGGGACATCACCCTGGGCACCTGTACGTTTCTGCTGCCGCCCCGAGGCGACACTCCTGACTTTGGTTCCCGCACAGCGAGGCGGCTCCGACGCAGGTGCCGGGCGGGGCCGCACCAGTCCGTCGCAGAGTGAAGTTTTGCGCAATTGACCTGCTGATTTAGTCCTACGATCCCGATCCTGTAGGCTAGCCGAGGTTCAACACGGGGTGTGGCGCAGCTTGGTAGCGCGCTTCGTTCGGGACGAAGAGGTCGTGGGTTCAAATCCCGCCACCCCGACCAGTGTTAGAGCAGGTAGAGGCCCTGTCCGAGAATTTCGGGTAGGGCCTCTATTTCGTTTCCGTCCGCAGTGCGTCCGGGACTCGGACGCACGGTCCGAGAATCGCCACAACAGCCTAGCCAGCAACATGAGCGACGCATGGACACCTGCCAGGAATGATGAACGGCCATAAAGAAGTTCTGGACACCTTCGCCACTACCGGTGTCGCCAACGTTGTGCTGTCGCTGAGGCGCCGCCAACTCTCCTGACCAAGCGATGACCCGATACCTGAGTCACGGAGACGGTGCCGATCGACTCTGGGTTAGGTGTCGACCGTTGCGGAGAGCCTTGACAGGTTTCGCTGTGCGCCATTGACTCACGTACATGACCACCGCAGCACTGAGCAAGCAGTACAAGACCGTCAACGGCAAACGAATGGCCTACCACGACGTCGGAACGGGTGATCCCGTCATCTTCTTGCACGGCAATCCCACATCGTCGTATCTCTGGCGCGATATCCTGCCTCACGTGTCCGGACAGGCCCGGTGCGTCGTGCCCGATCTGATCGGGCACGGAGACTCGGACAAACTCGACGACCCGGGTGTCGGCTCCTACACATTCGTCGAGCATCGTGAGTACCTCGACGGTCTTCTCGATCAACTCGAACTCGGCGACAGCGTCACCTTCGTCGTCCACGACTGGGGCTCGGCGCTCGGTTTCGACTGGGCAAACCGCCACCGCGACCGGGTCGCCGGCATCGCGTACATGGAGGCGATCGTTCGCCCTGTGACGTGGGAGGAATGGCCGGAATCGGCGCGCGGGATCTTTGAGGCGCTGCGTTCGGAGGCGGGCGAGGAGATGGTGCTGACGAAGAACCTGTTCGTCGAGGCGATCCTGCCTGCGTCGATCATCCGCAAGCTCAGCGACGAGGAGATGAACGAGTACCGGCGCCCGTTCGCCTCCCCGGGTGAGGACCGTCGGCCGACGCTGACGTGGCCCCGCCAGATCCCGCTCGATGGTGAACCCGCCGACGTCGTCGAGATCGTGCAGTCATACGCCGACTGGTTGTCGACCTCCGACGTGCCGAAGCTGTTCATCAATGCCGACCCGGGAACGATCCTGACCGGACCCCAACGCGAGTTCGCCCGTTCCTGGCCGAACCAAACCGAGACGACAGTCGCCGGAACCCATTTCATCCAAGAGGACAGCCCACACGAGATCGGTAAGGCGATTGCCGAATGGCTGCCGAGCCTCGGTCGGGGTTGAGTTCGGTCAAGAGGCGCCCCTGCCCAACCGATACGGTGGCTCGGATTCCTGGGGGATCAGAAAGTTGCGACACGTGCTCGTGGACACCGATTGCGGCGCGGATGACGCACTCGCACTGGCTTTTCTCGCGAGGACATCTGGCGTCGAGTTGACGAGAGTCACCTCGACCTGGGGGAACTGTACGGCCGATGAGGCGGCAGCGAACGCACAGTATGTTCTGCGTACGGTAGGCGCGGACCACGTACCGGTAGTTGCTGGGTCATCCAGACCGAATCCTTCATGGCGCCGGGGCACCGCTCATGGCCCGGATGGGCTCGGGGAAGGCGAGCCGCCGAGACCAACGTGGACCGGTCCCGTGGGAGCCGCGGAGGCGATTGTGCAGTTCGCTCTCGATCACGCGGGGGAAGCAGAATTGCTGTGCATCGGCCCGCTGACGAATCTATCCGCGGCCCTTGAACGCGCGCCATGGCTACCAGAGTTGTTCCGGAGCGTGGTCATCATGGCCGGCCACGGTGTGAGCGACAGTGAATGGCTGCGGCAGGCCGGGGATACCAACACCCGGCACGATCCTGTTGCCGCGCAGCATGTTGCGGACTCCTTGCTCCCTGCGGTGTGGGTGGGCATCGATATCACGCGATCCGTGTTGCTGTCGGGAGATGACTTCGGCAACGGGAAGGCCGGCCGAGTTCTTCGCCGCATTCATCAGGAGTACGGCCGAAATCGGGCCAGGGATTACGGGTACGCCGAAGTGGGCTGGCACGTTCCAGCGCATGACGGCGTGGCGGCGGTCTGCTTGGCAGACGAGTCGGCGGCCGGCCTGGCGACCGTGCCGGGAAGAATGGTTGTGCTCGACACCGAGTCGGGGCCGACCTTGCGGTGCAACGGTTCGGGGCACCATCGGGTCGCGACAGGAATTGATACCGCATCCGTCCTGAGGCTGCTGCGGCGGGTGACTCTCTGATGAACCTCCGTTGCCGCGTGGGACCGATCGGTTCGGGTTGCCCGTCTGACAACTGACAGCAGCTTCGTACGGTGACCAGCCCCGCTCAGACCCGTAGTCCAGTGAAGGGCTCGAAGGGGATGTTCCTCACCACGAACCAGGCCACGGTCACTGTCAGGGCGACGGCCGGTGCCCAAGGTAGGTGCTGCCAGCCGCGAATCTTGCGCCCGCGCAGCCGTCCCCGAGTCCACGTGAGATACGCGGCGCCGAGAAGAACGAGCGCTGCCACGCCGACAGCGTTGTAACGCAGCGCATTCGCGATGTCGAGGTGAAGGAGCGAGTAGAGCATGCGGGTGCTGCCGCAGCCTGGGCAGTTGATCCCCAGAAGCGCTTTGGTCGGGCACACGGGAATGACACCACCAGGCGTCGTCGGGTCGGCCCAAGCGACGAACCCGCACACCGTGAAAATGGTGGCGGCAACGGCCACGGGCGCGCCGAGACGACGCACTCCCTGCCGGGCCGTTGCCGGGTCCACCTGGGAGTCTTGCATCACATGCCGGCGGTCGCGGAGAACGCGCTCATCATAAGGATGACGTAGAGCACCGCAAACACGAGACCGGCGGGTATACACCACAGAGCGAACTTCTTGGCGTCCTCGGCGGCCTTGCGGGCGGCATCGAACTGGCCTTGCGACCACAGCGAGTTCACCCGCGTTGCCTTGACGATCGAGACGATGCCGAGTGGCAGACAGCAGAGGACCGTCGCCAGGATCGCCCAGACCAGGTTGTTGTCCGGCGGGGTCATGTACCCCTGCGGGGGCGGAGCCGGGTAACCGTAGTTCGGATGCGGGGGGACGCCCTGCTGTCCGTAGTTCGGGTCCTGGCTAGGGTACGGATTCTCGGTCACTCGTTGGCCTCGCTTGGTTTGAACGCTGGGATGTGGTCGAAACGAACAGACTGGGCAGTCTAACTTTGCTTGCACAACTGCTCCCACTCCCTCTAGGAGTGCGGCGAAGGCGGACGCTCAGCAGGACGCTTCCTCGGTTCACAGACCCCGATCGATCAGGTCGAGGATTTCCTCGCTGGTTGCCGAGTGAATCTTGTCTACCGCGTCGGCATGTGCATCGCCCGCGCCGACTTCCGCCAGCAAGAGTCTCAGCCGCTGCGCGATCGCCGACCGCGCCTCGCCGTCTTCGCCGAGTTGCGCGATGGCCGCGCGCAGCCGATCGAGGTCGGCAAGAGCCACCGAAGCCGGGTCCGGGGCGAGCTCCGCACGTAGGAACTCCGCGATGGCACGCGAATTCGGATGATCGAACACCACGGTCGGCGGCAACCGTAGCCCGGTAGCGGCACCGAGATAGTTGCGCAGAGCAACGGCGGCGAGCGAGTCGAAGCCGAGTTCCTTGAACGCCTGATCCGGGTCGACCTTGTCTGCGGCGGCATAACCGAGGACTTCGGCGGCGCCGGTCCGCACCAGATCGAGCATCAGGTGCCGCTGCTCTGGAATCGACCGATTGGCAAGGCGCTGCTCCCAATCCGACGGTCCGGACCCCACCGATCCGGGTTCTGCTGCGCCCGATCCCGACGACCGCGGGCGCGATTCCCGGATCAGGCCACGCAGCGGAGCAGGGACGTAGGGTGCCGCCGTACCGGAGTGGTCGAACCGGGCGGCCGCCACGGCTGCGACACCTGCTGTCAACGCGGTATCGAGGAGTGTCAGACCGTCGACTGCTGACAGTGGGACCATTCCACTGCGGCGCGCGCGAGCGAGATCGATCGCACCGAGGTTGTCGGTCATAGCGCTCGGCGGCGCCCACATCCCCCACGCAATCGAGAGCGCCGGCAGGCCAAGGGCGTGGCGGTGACGGGCGAGGGCGTCAAGGAACATGTTCGCGGCCGCGTAGTTCGCCTGGCCGGGCGCTCCGAGGACCCCAGCCAGCGACGAGAACATGACGAACGCCTGCAAGTCACACTTCTCCGTCAACCGGTGCAGGTGCCAGGCGGCATCGACCTTCGGTCGGAGCACTGCGTCGAGACGGTCGGTGGTGAGCGAAGGCAGGGTGGCGTCATCTATCACCCCTGCCGTGTGGATCACCGCCGTCAGTGGGTGCTCGGAAGGTATCTCGGCCAGCAATCCGGAAACTGCCGTCTCGTCGGACGTATCGCAGGCAACGATGCTCACCTCGGCGCCCGTGGCGACCAGTTCGCGGCGCAACTCGTCGCAGCCCTCGGCATCGGGTCCGCGCCGGCTGGTCAGCAACAAATGCCGTGCCCCGTGCTCGGTGACCAAATGACGAGCCACCAACGAACCCAAAGCGCCGGTGCCACCGGTGACCAGAACGGTCCCGCGGGGATCGAATGGCGAAACGGCGGAATCGTGCACGGGACGCAATCGCCGCAACCGCGGCGCAAGCAAGGTGCCATTCCGCATTGCCGATTGCGGTTCCCCACTTGCCAGAGCCGACGTGATTGCGGCCGACGCGGTCGCAACTTCCGCGTCCGCCCCTTCGTCGAGGTCGATCAGCACGAATCGATCCGGGTTCTCGTTTTGCGCTGAGCCGACGAGACCCCACACTGCAGCAGCGGCGAGGTCGGTTCGATCATCGCGCCGCGAATCGTCATCGGTGGCAATCGCATTCCGGGTCACGATCACCAGGGGGCTGTTTGCGACATCGTCTTCCAGCCACTTCTGCAGCAGGTTCAGCACCCGGGCGCACAGTTGGTGGGTCGCCTCGGGACCTTGCTCGCCCTCGGTGCCGCACCCGACCAACACAGCCCTAGGCCGCCGGTCATCCTCGTCCGCCATGGATTCCATCGCGGTTCGCAGAGCTTCCACGTCCGGATACCTCGGGAGGTCCGTACCAAATCCCTTGTCACCAAATCCCTTGTCACCAAATCCCTTGTCACCAAATACGTTGTCGGCGAACCCATCGGCACCGAGCACAACCATCGGACCGATGGTCTGCTCAGATGAATCGACCTCGACGCGAACCCACGACAGCCGGTGCAATCGACGAGCGGCGGAACCGCCGGCGCCTTCCCCGTCAGTCACCCTCTGCACGACCCGCAGCGCGTCGACCGTCAGCACCGGCCTACCCTCCGGGTCGATGGCGGCCAGCCGATAGCGTCCGTCCTCGCCCGCTTCGAACTGCACCGATACCGCCTCTGCGCCAACGGTGTGCAGACGGACTCCCGCCCAGTCCATCGGCCAGCCATCCCAACCGAGGATCGGCTCGAGTACGTCCTGCAGTAGCGCCGGATGGATGCCGAACCCGCTTGTGTCGATGCCTTCTTCGAGGCCCACCTCGATCTCGGTACCTTCTTCGAGGCCTACTTCGGCACCCTCATCAACTTTCGGTACCTCCTTGGCAACGCTGACGACGTCGTCGATCGTCGCCGAAGCGTTTCGGACCCAAGCGTCCTCGCTGTCGTCCTCGCCCGGATTCGACGAAATCGTGACGGTGCGATCGCCGCTACCACCGTCCGGGGACACCAACACGCGAATCGATGCCGACCCCGACGACGACAGGGTCACTGGATGATGAAGAGTGAGTTCCCGGATATGGTCGAAACCGACGTGGTGGGCCGCGTGCAATGTGAGTTCGACCAGTACGGACGGCGACACGATCTGCGGGCCATCGGCCGAGGACGAGTCGGCATCATCACGCGGCCCGGCCGCGGTGTCATCACGCGGCCCAGCCGCGGTGTCATCACGCGGCCCAGCCGCGGTGTCATCGACCGGCGCTGCCACGAGCCACGAATCTCGCCGAAGCGACAACTGACCGGTGAACAACGTCGAGTCGTCGTCGAGCGTCATGGTCGCCCCGAGCAGCGGATGATTCGCTGCGCTCAACCCCAGCTCCGTCGGATCACCGGCATTTCGCATGGGCTCCGACGGCCAGAAGGAACGACGCTGGAATGCGTAGGTGGGCAAGTTCACCCGGCGGCGGCCAGGCAACACCCGATCCCAGTCGACCGCTACTCCGCGCACATAGGCGGCAGCAACCGCCTCCATGATCGCGTGTGCCTCGGTTCGACGTTTCGGCAGTGTCGCGATCGTATCCGGGACGAGTTCGGCAGCGTATGCGGCGAGGGTTGCGCCGGGACCGACTTCGATGAAGCGGGTGACGCCGAGCTCTTCGAGGGCGTGCACGCCGTCATGGAAGCGCACGGGCTGCCGGATGTGCCTCGTCCAGTATTCCGGAGACGTGAGTTCGTCGGCGGTGGCCAAACGTCCGGTCTCATTGGAAACGACAGGAATCTTCGGCTGCTGCGCCGACAACCCCGACACAACGGCGGTGAACTCGTCGAGGATGGGTTCCATCAGGGCGGAATGAAAGGCCCGCTCGACCCGCAGGGTCGTGTTCTTGATGTCCGCTGCCTTCAACTCGGTTGCGACAGCTTGCACCTCGTCCTCTCCGCCGGAGAGGACCACCGATTCGGTGCCGTTGACCGCTGCCAGATCGACCCGGCCGTCGATCTGCGCCATGATGTCTTCTGCTCGCGCCCGTACGGCGATCATCAGGCCAGGTTCGGTCGATTGCATCAATCGTCCACGGTTGCCCACCAGCGCGGCGGCATCGGGCAGGCTGAACACCCCCGCGACATGTGCAGCGGTGATCTCCCCGATCGAATGACCGATCAGGTAGTCGGGGGTAATGCCCCAATCCCGCAGCAGCCGATAGAGCGCGACCTCGACGGCGAACAGTGCCGGTTGGGTGTAGTCGGTGCTGTCGAGCTTCGCGTCTCCGCCGTCAGCCTCGTCCCAGATCACTTTTTGCACCGGGGTTTTCACATGTTCGTCGAGGGCAGCACACACGTCGTCCATCGCGTCGGCGAACACCGGGTAAGAATCGTAGAGGCCGCGGCCCATCCCGACCCGCTGTGCTCCTTGGCCGGTGAACATGAATGCCGTCTTCCCACGGGCACTAGTCCCGGTGATGACGTTGCCACCCGGTCGGCCTTCCGCGATACGGGCCAAACCCTCACGGAGTTCGGCCAAGGTTTGTCCGATCACCGCCGCGCGATGCGGGAAGCTGGATCGGGTGGTGGCCAGTGAGTATGCGAGATCGGCCAGATCCGGTAGGTCTTCCTCATCCTTGTCGAGGAATTCCTCCAAACGAGAGGCTTGCGCACGCAGCGCATCAGCCGACTTCCCGGAGATCACCCAGACCAGCGGCGACTCCGGTGGCTGCGGAGCTTGCGGTTCCGGCTCGGCGGGCGGCGCCTCGAGGATCATGTGTGCGTTGGTGCCGCTGATACCGAACGACGACACCGCCGCTCGTCGAGGCCGTCCGGTCTCGGGCCACGCGATCGGTTCGGCAAGCAGAGAGACCTCGCCCGCTGTCCAATCAACGTGTCGTGTCGGAGCATCGCCGTGCAGGCTCGGCGGCAGCACCCCGTGCCGCATCGCCATCACCATCTTGATCACGCCGGCCACTCCCGCCGCCGCCTGGGAATGCCCGATGTTCGACTTGACCGAACCGAGCCATAGCGGCCGACCGGCCCGATCTTGTCCGTAGGTGGCCAATAGTGCCTGCGCCTCGATCGGATCCCCCAGTGTCGTGCCTGTGCCATGCGCTTCCACTGCGTCGATATCGGTTGGGCCGAGCGAGGCGTTGGCCAGCGCCTGGCGGATCACCCGTTCCTGGGACGGCCCGTTCGGGGCAGTCAATCCGTTGGAGGCCCCGTCCTGGTTGACCGCCGAACCGCGAATGGTCGCCAGCACCCGATGGCCGTTGCGTCGTGCGTCGCTGAGCCGTTCGAGCACCACCATTCCGGAGCCTTCACTCAATCCGGTGCCGTCCGCCCGGTCGGAGAACGGCTTGCACCGTCCATCCGGGGCGAGCCCGCGCTGGCGGCTGAACTCGACCAGCACACCGGGCGTGGACATCACCGTCGCTCCCCCGGCCAGCGCGAGGGGACATTCACCGTCGCGCAGGGCCTGTGCCGCAAGGTGCATAGCCACCAGTGACGACGAGCAGGCCGTGTCGACGGTAACTGCGGGGCCGGTGAAGCCGAGAGAGTAGGAGATCCGGCCGGATGCCACGCTGTCGCTGGTCCCGGTCATCAGATAGCCCTCGGCATCGACATTTCGCTGCGCCATCAAATGGAAGCCGTAGTCGCCACCCATCAGCCCGATGTACACCCCGGTGCCGGTCAGATCGGGCGAGTCGGGCTGGATACCCGCCTGCTCCAAGGCTTCCCAGGCACTCTCGAGAAGAAGTCGGTGCTGCGGGTCCATCGCGATCGCTTCACGAGGGCCGACCCCGAAGAACGCGGCATCGA
It encodes:
- a CDS encoding penicillin-binding protein; protein product: MGKLAGSSALAGVLLAGVMFPLAGGFGYASNRAADTVDNVSAELVDGTVPAVSTMVDAEGNPIAWLYDQRRFEVPSDQISNEMKLAIVSVEDRRFPEHKGVDWQGTIRAFLTNTTSGEVQQGASTIDQQYVKNYQLLVVAKTDAERRAAIETTPARKIREIRMALTLDKELTKDEILTRYLNLVPFGNGSFGIQDAAQTYFGIDASQLNTQQSAMLAGMVQSSSALNPYTNPDGVLARRNVVLDTMSSSIPDRAAEFQGLKETPLGVLPEPNRLPRGCIAAGDAGFFCDYALDYLASAGISREQVDKGGYLIKTTLDPEVQSSTKAALDSKASPTLDGIANVMNVIQPGQDSHRILAMGSSRTYGLDADEHETVQPQPYSLAGHGAGSIFKIFTTAAAMEKGLGTSAVLDVPARFEARGMGSGGARGCPPNTYCVENAGNYPSALSVTDALAQSPNTAFVELIQATGVTPTVDMAVRLGLRSYAEPNTSGFDDRSMADFQKEQNLGSFTLGPTWINPLELSNVAATLASHGMWCPPTPIDSVFDRNGNPVSLKEQACEQVVEPGLADTLANAMSKDDAPGGTSASAARSAGWTLPMSGKTGTTESNMSSGFLGFTNNFAAAAYVFGDSPTPGRICSFPLRPCSGGNLYGGNEPAQTWFAALNPVADKFGPTTLPPLDQKYVRGSQNGQVPSVAGLSQSAAISVLQGAGFSVNSVTTDSSAAAGTVTGSSPSGSAVPGSTITIYVSSGTAPPEPEEQPDEGTPVPPLQLPFQIPGLPPIQLPLPPG
- a CDS encoding DUF2752 domain-containing protein, producing MQDSQVDPATARQGVRRLGAPVAVAATIFTVCGFVAWADPTTPGGVIPVCPTKALLGINCPGCGSTRMLYSLLHLDIANALRYNAVGVAALVLLGAAYLTWTRGRLRGRKIRGWQHLPWAPAVALTVTVAWFVVRNIPFEPFTGLRV
- a CDS encoding CD225/dispanin family protein, giving the protein MTENPYPSQDPNYGQQGVPPHPNYGYPAPPPQGYMTPPDNNLVWAILATVLCCLPLGIVSIVKATRVNSLWSQGQFDAARKAAEDAKKFALWCIPAGLVFAVLYVILMMSAFSATAGM
- a CDS encoding nucleoside hydrolase, whose protein sequence is MDTDCGADDALALAFLARTSGVELTRVTSTWGNCTADEAAANAQYVLRTVGADHVPVVAGSSRPNPSWRRGTAHGPDGLGEGEPPRPTWTGPVGAAEAIVQFALDHAGEAELLCIGPLTNLSAALERAPWLPELFRSVVIMAGHGVSDSEWLRQAGDTNTRHDPVAAQHVADSLLPAVWVGIDITRSVLLSGDDFGNGKAGRVLRRIHQEYGRNRARDYGYAEVGWHVPAHDGVAAVCLADESAAGLATVPGRMVVLDTESGPTLRCNGSGHHRVATGIDTASVLRLLRRVTL
- a CDS encoding metallophosphoesterase; this encodes MSDDFRTNLTRAALGTAGAAALGIGYASLIERNAFALREVTMPVLEPESSTLRVLHISDLHMMPGQRLKQNWLRELDSLDPDLVVNTGDNLSHPRAVPAVVQALGNLLARPGLFVFGSNDYFAPKPKNPLKYFRRDHGRVLGEPLPWGDLRAAFTERGWFDITHTRRDFEVAGVKVASAGIDDPHLGRDRYDTIAGPGNPHADLRLGLTHSPEPRVLDRFADDGYDLVLAGHTHGGQLCLPIYGALVTNCGIDRSRVKGPSQWGSHTQVHVSAGIGTSPWAPVRFCCRPEATLLTLVPAQRGGSDAGAGRGRTSPSQSEVLRN
- a CDS encoding haloalkane dehalogenase, which encodes MTTAALSKQYKTVNGKRMAYHDVGTGDPVIFLHGNPTSSYLWRDILPHVSGQARCVVPDLIGHGDSDKLDDPGVGSYTFVEHREYLDGLLDQLELGDSVTFVVHDWGSALGFDWANRHRDRVAGIAYMEAIVRPVTWEEWPESARGIFEALRSEAGEEMVLTKNLFVEAILPASIIRKLSDEEMNEYRRPFASPGEDRRPTLTWPRQIPLDGEPADVVEIVQSYADWLSTSDVPKLFINADPGTILTGPQREFARSWPNQTETTVAGTHFIQEDSPHEIGKAIAEWLPSLGRG
- a CDS encoding GatB/YqeY domain-containing protein — its product is MSDSLKARLRSDMTAAMKAKDSLRTSTIRMLLASVQTEEVAGKQARELTDDEILAVLAKESKKRGEAAEIYTENGRGELAAKEHAEARIIDEYLPTPLTDAELVDVVDTALAQVAEDIGERPGMRQMGQVMKAASAIAGNKADGKRLAEAVKSRL